A genomic region of Eucalyptus grandis isolate ANBG69807.140 chromosome 5, ASM1654582v1, whole genome shotgun sequence contains the following coding sequences:
- the LOC120293861 gene encoding disease resistance protein RUN1-like — MLKLESNDGVLMVGLWGKGGIGKTCLAKALYNAMFRKFEGACFLANVQETSKDSGGLATLQEKILNNILLPPKRLEVSNVDEGVYLIQHRLGHKKVLLILDDVDSLQQLDALGGEGDCFGNGSRIIITTRDKQLLTCCRIDEDHVYEVKALDNSQAHKLLSKHAFQTHQIRTDLVNGALKYAKGLPLALEVLGSLLCGTTKDVWESTIKKLSKNPDQTINTVLKVSFDGLDENEKEIFLHIACFFRGWAREYTKKVLDNCDLQTIVGFDTLIKRSLISIEFGRLEMHDLIQAMGIDIVNQECRDDPGRRSRLWLYDDVVDVLSRDMGDCAVKAIVLALPESTEMRINPDDFTKLRRLRLLILHNVHSSFPGPIYLPNELRWFEWPGCAHRIPEFSSGPKKLAGLDMSKANVTGVLKQFKVSLTDIDLNLYM, encoded by the exons ATGTTAAAACTTGAGTCTAATGATGGTGTGCTCATGGTGGGATTATGGGGAAAGGGAGGTATAGGAAAGACATGTTTAGCAAAAGCTCTTTACAATGCCATGTTCAGAAAATTTGAGGGTGCATGTTTTCTGGCAAATGTTCAAGAAACTTCGAAAGATAGCGGGGGTTTAGCTACTTTGCAAGAAAAAATACTAAACAATATATTATTACCGCCAAAAAGATTAGAAGTGTCCAATGTCGATGAAGGTGTTTATCTAATACAACACAGACTTGGTCACAAAAAAGTTCTCCTcatccttgatgatgtggattcCTTGCAACAATTGGATGCTTTAGGAGGAGAAGGCGACTGTTTTGGTAATGGAAGTAGGATCATCATTACTACAAGAGATAAACAATTGCTAACTTGTTGCCGGATAGATGAAGATCATGTGTATGAAGTTAAAGCACTGGATAATAGTCAAGCTCATAAGCTGCTTAGTAAACACGCTTTTCAGACACACCAAATCAGAACAGATCTAGTGAATGGTGCTCTGAAATATGCTAAAGGccttcctttagcacttgaAGTGTTGGGTTCCTTATTATGTGGCACAACAAAAGATGTTTGGGAGAGTACAATAAAAAAACTTTCTAAGAATCCTGACCAAACCATAAATACTGTGCTCAAAGTGAGTTTTGATGGACTagatgaaaatgagaaagagatCTTTCTCCACATTGCTTGCTTTTTTAGGGGGTGGGCAAGAGAGTATACGAAGAAAGTTCTCGACAATTGCGATCTTCAGACAATCGTAGGATTTGATACTCTCATTAAGAGGTCCTTGATAAGTATTGAGTTCGGAAGATTAgaaatgcatgacttgattcaagCGATGGGTATAGATATTGTGAACCAAGAATGTCGAGATGATCCCGGAAGACGCAGCAGACTATGGTTGTATGATGATGTTGTTGATGTTCTGTCACGTGACATG GGAGATTGTGCTGTAAAAGCCATAGTGTTGGCACTACCTGAGTCAACAGAGATGCGTATCAATCCcgatgattttacaaaattgagAAGGCTTAGATTGCTCATCTTGCACAACGTGCATAGTTCCTTTCCAGGTCCTATATACCTGCCTAATGAGCTTAGATGGTTTGAATGGCCTGGATGTGCTCACCGGATTCCAGAATTTTCCTCGGGTCCAAAGAAATTAGCGGGACTTGACATGAGTAAAGCCAATGTCACAGGAGTTCTAAAACAGTTTAAGGTGAGCCTTACCGACATAGACCTTAATTTGTATATGTAG